A genome region from Myroides fluvii includes the following:
- the alaS gene encoding alanine--tRNA ligase: MKSQEIRQKFLNFFEEKGHLIVPSAPIVLKDDPTLMFNNSGMAQFKEYFLGNATPKSKRIADTQKCLRVSGKHNDLEDVGFDTYHHTMFEMLGNWSFGDYFKKEAIAWAWEFLTEVLKLEKDRLYVSVFEGNPAENVPFDQEAFDLWKQYVAEDRIILGNKKDNFWEMGDQGPCGPCSEIHIDLRTDAERASVSGFSLVNADHPQVVEIWNNVFMEFNRKADGSLEKLPAQHVDTGMGFERLCMAMQGVTSNYDTDVFTPLIRKVEEITGLTYTDNSIQSIAEEQNKTNIAIRVIVDHVRAVAFAIADGQLPSNNGAGYVIRRILRRAIRYGFTFLGTKEPFIYKLVEVLAHQMGAFFPEIVSQKSLVENVIKEEEASFLRTLEQGLHLLDQVIEKTKGKVVDGAKAFELYDTFGFPIDLTALILREKGFELDEKGFEVAMNEQKTRSRAASEVSTDDWTVLIGGNVEQFVGYDQLENQVKITRYRKVDSKKDGKLFQLVLDATPFYPEGGGQVGDCGLIVSANDAIQVIDTKKENNLILHIVRELPSNVAGTFTAKVDVDARQQSMANHSATHLLHQALRTILGTHVEQKGSLVSPTHLRFDFSHFAKVTEEELQLVEDFVNNRIHEQLPLIERRSIPFNQAVAEGAMALFGEKYGDEVRAIRFGESMELCGGTHVQNTADIWQFKIVSEGAVAAGIRRIEAISNKAARAFFAEQENTLKELKAVLKNPQDTLKAVVALQEENAKLKKQVEQLLKEKAKNVKGELKGQIQLINEVSFLAVEVDLDANGAKDLAYELGSELSNLYVVLGSNANDKPMLTCYVSKEIVESKGLNAGQIVRELGKYIQGGGGGQAFFATAGGKNPEGMKEAISHAIDYLK, encoded by the coding sequence ATGAAATCACAAGAAATTCGTCAGAAGTTTTTAAACTTTTTTGAAGAAAAAGGGCATTTAATTGTTCCTTCAGCGCCGATCGTTTTAAAAGACGATCCAACGTTAATGTTTAACAACTCTGGGATGGCCCAGTTTAAAGAATATTTTTTAGGAAACGCCACGCCAAAAAGCAAACGTATTGCAGATACACAGAAGTGTTTACGCGTTTCTGGAAAGCACAATGACTTAGAAGATGTTGGTTTTGATACGTATCACCACACCATGTTTGAAATGTTGGGGAATTGGTCTTTTGGAGATTACTTTAAAAAAGAAGCAATTGCTTGGGCATGGGAGTTTTTGACTGAGGTATTGAAGTTAGAGAAAGACCGTTTGTATGTGTCTGTTTTTGAGGGTAATCCTGCAGAAAATGTGCCATTTGATCAAGAAGCGTTTGATCTGTGGAAACAATATGTTGCAGAGGATCGCATTATTCTAGGAAATAAAAAAGACAACTTCTGGGAAATGGGAGATCAAGGACCTTGTGGACCTTGTTCTGAAATTCATATCGATTTGCGTACTGATGCTGAAAGAGCTTCGGTTTCGGGTTTCTCTTTAGTAAACGCTGATCATCCACAAGTGGTGGAGATTTGGAATAATGTATTCATGGAATTCAACCGTAAGGCGGATGGTTCTTTGGAGAAATTACCTGCACAACACGTTGATACAGGAATGGGATTTGAACGTTTGTGTATGGCGATGCAAGGGGTGACATCAAATTACGATACGGATGTTTTTACACCGCTGATTCGAAAAGTGGAAGAAATCACGGGATTAACTTATACAGATAATTCAATTCAATCGATTGCTGAAGAGCAAAATAAAACAAATATTGCCATTCGCGTTATTGTAGATCACGTACGTGCAGTTGCTTTTGCTATTGCTGATGGACAATTGCCTTCAAATAATGGAGCAGGCTATGTAATTCGCCGTATTTTACGTCGTGCAATTCGCTACGGATTTACCTTTTTAGGTACGAAAGAACCGTTTATTTATAAATTGGTAGAGGTGTTAGCTCACCAAATGGGAGCTTTCTTTCCAGAAATCGTATCTCAAAAATCACTGGTTGAAAATGTAATCAAAGAAGAAGAAGCTTCTTTCTTGCGTACGTTAGAACAAGGGTTGCATTTGTTGGATCAAGTGATTGAAAAGACCAAAGGCAAAGTAGTGGATGGAGCAAAAGCGTTTGAGCTATACGACACCTTCGGATTCCCAATTGACTTAACAGCGCTGATTTTAAGAGAAAAAGGATTTGAATTAGACGAGAAGGGATTTGAGGTAGCAATGAATGAGCAGAAAACGCGTTCAAGAGCTGCATCAGAAGTTTCTACGGATGATTGGACAGTTTTAATTGGCGGCAATGTGGAGCAATTCGTTGGGTATGACCAATTGGAAAACCAAGTAAAAATTACGCGTTACAGAAAAGTAGATAGTAAAAAAGACGGAAAATTATTCCAGTTAGTTTTAGATGCTACGCCATTCTATCCTGAAGGAGGTGGTCAAGTGGGAGATTGTGGATTGATCGTGTCTGCAAATGACGCAATCCAAGTAATCGATACGAAAAAGGAGAACAATTTAATTTTACATATTGTAAGAGAGTTACCGTCTAATGTAGCAGGAACTTTTACAGCAAAAGTTGATGTGGATGCTCGTCAACAATCGATGGCGAATCACTCAGCAACACATTTATTACACCAAGCGTTACGCACAATTTTAGGAACGCATGTGGAACAAAAAGGATCGTTAGTATCTCCAACGCATTTGCGTTTTGACTTCTCGCATTTTGCTAAAGTGACAGAAGAGGAATTGCAATTGGTTGAGGACTTCGTAAATAATCGTATTCACGAGCAATTGCCTTTAATTGAGAGACGCAGTATTCCGTTTAATCAAGCGGTAGCAGAAGGAGCAATGGCTCTTTTCGGTGAAAAGTATGGAGATGAAGTACGCGCAATCCGCTTCGGTGAAAGTATGGAATTGTGTGGAGGAACTCACGTACAGAATACAGCTGATATTTGGCAGTTTAAAATTGTAAGTGAAGGAGCAGTAGCTGCTGGAATTCGCCGTATTGAAGCTATTTCCAACAAGGCAGCACGTGCATTCTTCGCCGAGCAAGAAAATACGCTGAAAGAATTAAAAGCAGTATTGAAGAACCCTCAAGATACCTTGAAAGCTGTTGTCGCTTTACAAGAGGAGAATGCAAAACTGAAGAAACAAGTGGAGCAACTCTTGAAAGAAAAAGCGAAAAACGTAAAAGGTGAGTTGAAAGGACAAATTCAATTGATTAATGAGGTGTCTTTCTTAGCGGTTGAAGTAGATTTAGATGCAAATGGAGCCAAAGACTTGGCTTACGAATTAGGAAGCGAATTGTCGAACCTTTATGTGGTATTGGGATCAAATGCCAATGACAAACCGATGTTGACTTGTTATGTTTCGAAAGAAATCGTAGAGTCAAAAGGACTAAATGCAGGTCAAATCGTTCGTGAATTAGGAAAATACATCCAAGGGGGTGGAGGAGGACAAGCCTTCTTCGCTACTGCGGGAGGTAAAAATCCAGAAGGAATGAAAGAAGCCATCAGTCACGCTATTGATTATTTAAAATAA
- a CDS encoding urocanate hydratase, whose amino-acid sequence MTFKEQILQGIPNELPAKKEYDPAINHAPKRKEILTEEEKKLALRNALRYFDAKHHSELIQEFKDELETYGRIYMYRFRPDYKIYARPIEEYPGNSTQAKAIMLMIQNNLDYAVAQHPHELITYGGNGAVFSNWAQYLLTMRYLAEMTDEQTLVMYSGHPMGLFPSHAKAPRVVVTNGMMIPNYSKPDDWEKFNALGVTQYGQMTAGSYMYIGPQGIVHGTTITVLNGGRKIAKNGEDLTGKLFVTSGLGGMSGAQPKAGNIAGCITICAEVNPKAVHTRHTQGWVDEVITDINALVPRVKQAQENKEVVSIAFQGNIVEVWEKFAEDNLFVHLGSDQTSLHNPWAGGYYPVGLSFEEANDMMANNPTLFKEKVQESLRRQAAAINKHTAKGTYFFDYGNAFLLEASRAGADIMAENGIDFKYPSYVQDIMGPMCFDYGFGPFRWVCASGKPEDLAKTDEIACRVLEDIMQTSPAEIQQQMADNIRWIKGAQENKLVVGSQARILYADSEGRIKIAEAFNQAIKEGIIGPVVLGRDHHDVSGTDSPYRETSNIYDGSRFTADMAIHNVIGDSFRGATWVSIHNGGGVGWGEVINGGFGMLLDGSKEADDKLKSMLFWDVNNGIARRNWARNKEATFAIKRAMEVEPLLKVTLPHIVDDSLLN is encoded by the coding sequence ATGACTTTTAAGGAACAAATTTTACAAGGAATTCCAAATGAGCTACCAGCAAAAAAGGAGTATGATCCTGCAATTAATCACGCTCCAAAACGCAAAGAAATATTGACAGAAGAAGAAAAGAAACTTGCCTTGCGAAATGCTTTACGTTATTTTGATGCTAAACATCACTCCGAGTTAATTCAAGAATTTAAAGACGAATTAGAAACCTATGGTCGCATCTACATGTATCGCTTTAGACCCGACTACAAGATATACGCAAGACCTATAGAAGAATATCCAGGAAACTCTACACAAGCCAAAGCAATCATGCTGATGATTCAAAATAATTTGGATTATGCTGTTGCACAACATCCTCATGAATTAATCACTTACGGAGGTAATGGTGCAGTTTTTTCTAACTGGGCTCAATATCTATTGACCATGCGCTATCTAGCAGAAATGACAGATGAGCAAACACTTGTCATGTATTCTGGACATCCGATGGGACTATTCCCTTCACATGCTAAGGCTCCTCGTGTTGTAGTGACCAATGGAATGATGATCCCGAATTACTCTAAACCCGATGATTGGGAAAAATTCAATGCCTTAGGTGTTACCCAATATGGTCAAATGACAGCGGGAAGCTATATGTATATTGGCCCTCAAGGAATTGTACATGGAACAACAATTACCGTATTGAATGGAGGTAGAAAAATCGCCAAAAATGGAGAAGATTTAACAGGGAAACTATTTGTAACTTCAGGACTAGGAGGCATGAGTGGTGCTCAACCCAAAGCTGGTAATATAGCTGGATGCATCACTATTTGTGCAGAAGTCAATCCGAAAGCCGTACATACAAGACACACTCAAGGCTGGGTAGACGAAGTAATTACAGATATCAATGCCTTGGTTCCTCGCGTAAAACAAGCGCAAGAAAACAAAGAAGTGGTTTCCATTGCCTTTCAAGGTAATATTGTTGAAGTATGGGAGAAATTCGCAGAAGACAACCTTTTTGTACATTTAGGATCGGATCAAACTTCCTTACACAACCCTTGGGCTGGAGGATACTATCCTGTGGGATTATCTTTTGAAGAGGCTAACGATATGATGGCCAATAATCCAACTTTATTCAAAGAAAAAGTACAAGAATCTCTACGCAGACAAGCGGCGGCTATTAACAAGCACACAGCCAAAGGAACGTATTTCTTTGACTATGGAAACGCCTTCTTACTAGAGGCTTCTAGAGCTGGAGCTGATATTATGGCAGAGAATGGCATCGACTTTAAATACCCTAGTTACGTACAAGACATCATGGGTCCTATGTGCTTTGATTACGGCTTTGGTCCTTTCCGTTGGGTTTGCGCTTCAGGAAAACCAGAAGATTTAGCTAAAACGGACGAAATTGCTTGTCGCGTATTAGAAGATATTATGCAAACTTCACCTGCGGAGATTCAGCAACAAATGGCAGATAACATTCGCTGGATTAAAGGTGCACAAGAGAACAAACTTGTCGTTGGATCACAAGCGCGTATTTTATATGCAGATTCAGAAGGTCGAATTAAAATTGCAGAAGCCTTTAACCAGGCAATTAAAGAAGGAATCATCGGCCCTGTAGTATTAGGTCGTGATCACCATGATGTATCAGGAACAGATTCGCCTTACCGTGAAACATCAAACATTTATGATGGATCTCGTTTCACTGCGGATATGGCGATTCACAACGTAATTGGCGATAGCTTCAGAGGCGCTACTTGGGTTTCTATCCACAATGGTGGTGGTGTTGGATGGGGAGAAGTTATCAACGGTGGTTTTGGTATGCTTTTAGATGGTAGTAAAGAAGCAGATGACAAATTAAAATCTATGTTATTCTGGGATGTAAACAACGGTATTGCACGACGCAACTGGGCACGAAATAAAGAAGCTACATTTGCTATCAAACGCGCAATGGAAGTAGAACCTCTTCTAAAGGTAACGCTTCCCCATATCGTTGACGATAGTCTATTAAATTAA
- a CDS encoding DUF4230 domain-containing protein, giving the protein MRFIFKVIFSFFIVLFFMFMGVVMYQYTFGKSNNSVEYNSDLIQEQLKNVSKLIVTEANYTQVMTYQDQQKYLLNLVSFTKKAVVIVNAKATVEYDLTQLQYQIDEENKVVQLVHIPEPEIHIYPDYKLYDVETSTFNPFTGADYNKINAKIKEDLQRKIEQSSLKANAENRLTSELGKLLVVTNMLGWRLEYQGNTIKKESDLFVTFPL; this is encoded by the coding sequence ATGAGATTTATTTTTAAAGTTATCTTTTCTTTTTTTATTGTGCTATTCTTCATGTTTATGGGCGTAGTGATGTATCAATATACTTTTGGTAAATCGAACAATAGTGTTGAGTATAATTCGGATTTAATTCAGGAGCAATTAAAGAATGTCAGTAAATTGATTGTGACAGAAGCCAATTATACCCAAGTGATGACCTACCAAGATCAACAGAAGTATTTGTTGAATTTGGTTTCCTTTACTAAAAAGGCTGTGGTAATTGTCAATGCAAAAGCAACTGTAGAATACGATTTAACCCAATTGCAATACCAAATTGACGAGGAGAATAAAGTGGTGCAATTGGTGCATATTCCAGAACCTGAAATACACATCTATCCCGATTATAAACTGTACGATGTGGAAACAAGTACATTTAATCCCTTTACAGGAGCTGATTACAACAAGATTAATGCGAAAATCAAAGAAGATTTACAGCGTAAGATTGAACAGTCGAGTCTAAAAGCCAATGCAGAAAATCGATTGACCAGTGAATTGGGAAAATTATTAGTAGTTACCAATATGCTAGGATGGCGATTGGAATATCAGGGGAATACCATAAAAAAAGAAAGTGACTTATTCGTCACTTTCCCTTTGTAA
- a CDS encoding GSCFA domain-containing protein: protein MKFSTVVPVSYTGKKITYEDKILCMGSCFAVNIGEKFKAYQFQQIINPFGILFHPKAIEKLVEYAVKGYEFTTSDVFEHQEIWSSFVAHSDLNELEQEDIVTKLNVKLFDLQMALRESTFIALTFGTAWVYALKETGEIVANCHKVPNTQFDKRLLSYEEVVESYKHIITLIRTVNSEAHILCSISPVRHIKDGFVENQRSKSILLAALHQALAVVQDAKVNYIPVYEIVMDELRDYRFYKEDLIHPNDMAIQYVWERFVAHYVDEQMDAVMKKVDEVQKGLNHRPFNPTAEQHLKFLDSLIEKIDDLLERYPFMSFR from the coding sequence ATGAAATTTAGTACCGTTGTGCCTGTATCGTATACCGGAAAAAAGATTACTTACGAAGATAAAATACTTTGTATGGGATCTTGTTTTGCCGTTAATATTGGAGAGAAATTTAAAGCCTATCAATTTCAGCAAATCATTAATCCATTTGGGATTTTATTCCATCCCAAAGCAATAGAGAAACTGGTAGAATACGCGGTGAAAGGATATGAGTTTACCACATCAGATGTATTTGAACACCAAGAAATTTGGAGTTCTTTTGTAGCGCATTCTGATTTGAATGAGCTAGAACAAGAGGATATTGTAACCAAATTGAATGTCAAATTATTCGACTTGCAAATGGCCTTACGAGAGAGTACTTTTATTGCACTTACTTTTGGTACGGCTTGGGTTTATGCCTTGAAAGAAACGGGCGAGATTGTTGCGAATTGCCATAAAGTACCCAATACGCAATTTGATAAACGCTTACTGTCTTATGAGGAGGTGGTAGAAAGTTACAAACATATCATAACCTTGATTCGCACGGTAAATAGTGAAGCACATATTTTGTGTTCTATTTCTCCTGTGCGTCATATCAAAGATGGTTTTGTGGAAAATCAACGCAGTAAAAGTATTTTGCTTGCAGCTTTGCATCAAGCGTTAGCGGTTGTACAAGATGCGAAAGTGAACTATATTCCCGTGTATGAAATTGTGATGGATGAATTACGTGATTATCGCTTTTATAAAGAGGATTTGATTCATCCGAATGATATGGCCATTCAATACGTTTGGGAGCGTTTTGTTGCTCACTATGTTGATGAGCAAATGGATGCGGTAATGAAAAAGGTAGATGAGGTTCAAAAAGGACTTAATCATCGACCGTTTAACCCTACAGCCGAACAGCATTTGAAGTTTTTGGATTCGTTGATTGAAAAAATTGACGATTTATTAGAGCGTTATCCATTTATGAGTTTTAGATAA
- a CDS encoding aromatic amino acid hydroxylase gives MNAKEYESNELIDRLPPHLKQFIKPQDYEDYTPINQAVWRYVMRKNVDYLSKVAHDTYLEGLSKTGISVESIPSMYGMNRILKEIGWAAVAVDGFIPPNAFMEFQAYKVLVIASDIRQLENIEYTPAPDIIHEGAGHAPIIANPEYAEYLRRFGEIGCKAISSAHDYEIYEAIRLLSILKEAEGVAEEEIKKAEDEVDRLQAITTAPSEMALIRNLHWWTVEYGLIGTVDNPKIYGAGLLSSIGESAWCMTDNVEKLPYTIEAAHQGFDITKPQPQLYVTPDFAYLSEVLENFANKMALRKGGLEGIQKLIASKALGTIELNTGIQISGHFTNVIEHEGKPAYVQTTGATALSYREKELVGHGTETHPHGFGTALGRLKGINLAIEDMSPRDLKAYNLFEGQPVTLEFEGDITVSGTNITGIRNIHGKIILISFKDCTVTHGDTVLFQPEWGTYDMAVGASVISAFSGPADYKSFDLVNHVPSSKTIKAVRDEDKIKLEGLYQAVRLMREENKTTDLHAILDTLIASYASDWLLTVEILELAKKKQDNTLYQKAINRLEHLKVERPKVAHLILDGVSIIEQA, from the coding sequence ATGAACGCAAAAGAATACGAAAGCAACGAATTAATAGACCGATTACCCCCTCACTTGAAGCAGTTTATCAAGCCACAAGACTATGAGGATTACACTCCTATCAACCAGGCAGTATGGCGCTATGTCATGCGAAAAAATGTCGATTACTTATCTAAAGTAGCACACGATACCTATTTAGAAGGACTAAGTAAGACCGGTATATCGGTAGAATCTATTCCCAGCATGTATGGTATGAATAGAATTCTAAAGGAAATTGGTTGGGCTGCTGTAGCGGTAGATGGTTTTATACCCCCCAATGCTTTTATGGAATTTCAAGCGTATAAGGTACTTGTTATTGCCTCTGACATTCGACAATTAGAAAATATTGAATACACTCCCGCACCCGATATTATTCACGAAGGTGCAGGACATGCCCCTATTATTGCCAATCCTGAATACGCGGAATACTTAAGACGCTTTGGCGAAATTGGGTGTAAAGCGATTTCTTCAGCTCACGATTACGAAATTTATGAAGCTATCCGTTTGCTTTCTATTTTAAAAGAAGCAGAAGGTGTAGCGGAAGAAGAGATAAAAAAAGCGGAAGACGAAGTGGATCGCCTACAAGCCATCACAACGGCTCCTTCTGAAATGGCCTTGATTCGAAATCTACACTGGTGGACGGTTGAATACGGCTTAATCGGAACAGTAGACAATCCGAAGATTTACGGCGCTGGTCTATTATCTTCGATTGGAGAGAGCGCTTGGTGTATGACGGATAATGTAGAAAAACTTCCGTATACGATTGAAGCGGCTCATCAAGGATTCGACATTACAAAACCGCAACCGCAACTTTATGTTACTCCTGATTTCGCTTATTTAAGTGAAGTATTGGAAAACTTTGCAAACAAAATGGCTTTGCGAAAAGGCGGTTTAGAAGGTATTCAAAAGCTAATTGCTTCTAAAGCACTCGGTACAATCGAATTAAATACAGGTATTCAAATTTCAGGGCATTTTACCAACGTAATTGAACATGAAGGTAAACCTGCTTATGTACAAACGACAGGAGCCACTGCTTTATCGTATAGAGAAAAAGAATTAGTTGGACATGGAACCGAAACACACCCTCATGGCTTTGGAACTGCTTTAGGTCGTTTAAAAGGAATCAACCTGGCTATTGAGGATATGAGTCCACGTGATTTAAAAGCGTATAACTTATTCGAAGGACAACCCGTAACATTAGAATTTGAAGGAGACATTACAGTTTCAGGAACCAATATTACTGGAATCAGAAATATTCACGGAAAAATTATCTTAATCAGCTTTAAAGATTGTACAGTTACTCATGGTGATACGGTGTTATTTCAACCAGAATGGGGCACATACGACATGGCTGTTGGAGCTTCTGTTATTTCTGCTTTTTCTGGACCTGCAGATTACAAAAGTTTCGATTTAGTGAATCACGTTCCTTCTTCTAAAACAATCAAGGCAGTACGCGATGAAGATAAAATCAAATTAGAAGGACTTTATCAAGCGGTACGCTTGATGCGCGAAGAAAACAAAACAACGGATTTACACGCAATTTTAGACACTTTAATCGCTTCGTATGCCTCCGATTGGTTATTAACCGTTGAGATTTTGGAGCTAGCAAAAAAGAAACAAGACAATACGTTATATCAAAAGGCAATCAATCGCCTAGAGCACCTAAAAGTAGAACGACCTAAAGTCGCTCATTTAATTCTAGATGGTGTAAGTATTATTGAACAAGCCTAA
- a CDS encoding DUF4136 domain-containing protein: MKTVSKFLILAAVTIFSASCSSVRVSADYDKNTNFTAYQTYAFFKEGIDNVKLNDLDKKRILNAIDQEMTAKGFTKTDSNPQLLVNIFTKSQQQVNVTTNNDYFYSRYGYYGWGYAPYWGPNSTTVSTSIEGKLYIDFIDTNKKALIWQGIGTGYIDNANTPEKKEAKIQDFVQKILSTYPPEVKK, encoded by the coding sequence ATGAAAACGGTATCAAAATTCCTAATTCTTGCGGCTGTAACTATTTTTTCAGCCTCTTGTAGTAGTGTGCGTGTTAGTGCCGATTACGACAAAAACACCAATTTTACAGCGTATCAAACCTATGCTTTTTTCAAAGAAGGTATTGACAATGTAAAACTAAATGACTTGGATAAAAAGCGTATTCTAAATGCCATTGACCAAGAGATGACGGCGAAAGGCTTTACTAAAACAGATAGTAATCCTCAATTGTTAGTAAACATCTTTACTAAATCACAACAGCAGGTAAACGTAACAACCAATAACGATTACTTCTACTCGAGATACGGCTACTACGGCTGGGGGTATGCTCCATACTGGGGTCCTAACTCTACCACCGTATCTACCTCAATAGAAGGGAAATTGTACATCGATTTCATTGATACGAACAAAAAAGCCTTGATCTGGCAAGGGATTGGAACGGGTTATATTGACAACGCCAATACCCCTGAAAAGAAAGAAGCTAAAATTCAGGATTTTGTACAAAAGATATTGAGTACATATCCGCCTGAAGTAAAGAAATAA
- a CDS encoding 1-aminocyclopropane-1-carboxylate deaminase/D-cysteine desulfhydrase, which produces MKNLFSNETVPTVQVELPFSSGVELFIRREDLLHPEVSGNKFRKLKYNMEAAEVGGYQQVLTFGGAYSNHIAATAAAGRILGVQTIGVIRGEEIKDNYQDNPTLKKAAEDGMRFKFVTRTEYRMKDSVAFLARLEEEFGDFYLVPEGGTNQAAIKGTEEILQEEDVVYDYVCCAVGTGGTIAGIINRSFAHQQVIGFPALKGDFLLDEIKKYTTKENWTLQTGYHFGGYAKYNADLLQFIGDFERQTGILLDPIYTSKLLFGIFDLIERGQFKNKSKILAIHTGGLQGWNEKIK; this is translated from the coding sequence ATGAAGAATCTGTTTTCAAATGAGACTGTGCCTACCGTACAAGTTGAACTTCCTTTTAGTAGCGGCGTTGAATTGTTTATTCGAAGGGAAGATTTGTTGCATCCAGAAGTTTCGGGTAATAAATTTCGAAAATTGAAATACAATATGGAGGCGGCAGAGGTTGGGGGCTATCAGCAAGTATTGACTTTTGGAGGAGCGTATTCCAATCACATTGCCGCAACCGCAGCCGCGGGAAGAATATTAGGGGTACAAACGATAGGTGTAATTCGCGGAGAAGAAATCAAAGATAATTATCAGGACAATCCTACTTTAAAAAAAGCAGCTGAGGATGGCATGCGTTTTAAATTTGTTACGCGTACGGAGTATAGGATGAAAGATTCAGTCGCTTTTTTAGCGAGACTAGAAGAAGAATTTGGTGATTTTTACCTCGTTCCAGAAGGAGGGACAAATCAAGCGGCAATCAAGGGAACAGAGGAAATCTTGCAAGAGGAAGATGTTGTCTATGATTATGTGTGTTGTGCGGTGGGAACCGGAGGAACGATTGCTGGAATTATCAACCGTTCTTTTGCTCATCAACAAGTTATTGGTTTCCCTGCCTTGAAAGGTGATTTTCTGCTGGATGAAATCAAAAAATACACAACCAAAGAAAATTGGACCTTGCAAACGGGGTATCACTTTGGAGGGTATGCAAAGTACAATGCTGATTTATTGCAATTTATAGGCGATTTTGAGCGGCAAACAGGAATTCTTTTGGATCCGATTTATACAAGTAAACTACTTTTTGGTATCTTTGATTTAATTGAGCGTGGCCAATTTAAAAACAAGAGTAAGATTCTCGCTATTCACACGGGAGGCTTACAAGGGTGGAATGAAAAAATAAAATAG
- a CDS encoding M23 family metallopeptidase: MAKVKYYYDSEKLAFHRIRPKSSKRIVNIFLFILSAAVFGLLGLFILINSNILATPKEKMLEREVAEFKTNYTLLNKKIDLIAEVLDELEVRDNEIYRAYFNTAPIPEEQRKAGLGGINRYKEFKNLQNEKLLRLTTEKIDLIAKQTAIQSRSLDDIINLAKGKEKLLAAIPAIQPVKNESLKHMASGYGYRSDPFTKIKKFHSGMDFSVNIGTPIYATGDGRVTRANNQLSGYGNLIEVEHGYGYQTRYAHLSKYNVKQGQTVKRGDVIGYAGSTGRSSGPHLHYEVHYKGNPVNPLNYYYGDISAKEFELLLQEANHENQSLD; the protein is encoded by the coding sequence ATGGCTAAGGTAAAATATTATTACGATTCCGAAAAGTTGGCGTTTCACAGAATACGCCCCAAATCTTCTAAGCGAATCGTAAACATATTCTTGTTCATCTTATCTGCCGCTGTCTTTGGTTTACTTGGATTATTTATTTTAATTAACTCCAATATACTAGCGACACCCAAAGAAAAGATGCTAGAAAGAGAGGTTGCAGAATTTAAAACGAACTATACCTTGCTCAATAAGAAAATTGATCTTATCGCAGAAGTTTTAGATGAATTAGAGGTTCGAGATAATGAAATTTACAGAGCCTACTTCAATACAGCCCCTATTCCAGAAGAACAACGTAAAGCGGGATTGGGCGGAATAAACCGCTATAAAGAATTTAAAAATTTACAGAACGAAAAATTGTTGCGCCTTACGACAGAAAAAATTGACCTGATTGCCAAACAAACGGCGATTCAGTCTCGTTCTTTGGATGATATCATCAACTTAGCTAAAGGAAAAGAGAAATTATTAGCTGCTATTCCTGCCATTCAGCCTGTAAAGAACGAAAGTTTAAAACACATGGCCTCAGGATATGGATATCGCAGTGATCCTTTTACAAAAATCAAGAAGTTTCACTCGGGCATGGACTTCTCTGTCAACATTGGAACACCTATCTATGCCACGGGAGATGGCCGAGTAACACGAGCAAACAATCAGCTTTCTGGCTATGGAAACTTAATTGAAGTTGAACATGGTTATGGCTATCAAACGCGCTATGCTCACTTAAGCAAATACAATGTTAAACAAGGACAAACTGTAAAGAGAGGAGATGTTATTGGCTATGCAGGTAGTACAGGTCGAAGTTCAGGTCCGCACTTACACTATGAGGTACACTACAAAGGAAATCCGGTCAATCCATTAAATTATTATTATGGCGATATTTCAGCCAAAGAATTTGAACTATTGTTACAAGAAGCTAATCACGAAAATCAATCTCTCGACTAA